From the Desulfovibrio sp. UIB00 genome, one window contains:
- a CDS encoding ribonuclease catalytic domain-containing protein, whose protein sequence is MSDCVRYPAPGCVVEYMEGNAVQIALVTEEVGGRLRLLLPNRRETRLNSSRLLPWIGPMHGADMGREDAVRVLETHRKNREDMAAQIPVMDVWELAQGEVEVAPASWFAELFESDPTTDHVAAYGRALLACKSHFRFQPPDFQVFSADMVEKRMAEEKIRLERESLIAGGAAFLRLLWDVACRKRELPQPPREGAALGEWPPQEVAERLEEVLFSRMIDPESQEWENIWRTLSKGMPDVPHLPLQLLVAWGKVPPHYNFWLDRAGYASGDTWWQACADEVESLAAAGRDPLAALAQNGQQSSLDVCDLPCISIDSATTRDVDDAFHVEAEGDGWALTLMLACPSLFWNFGGPLDKMVLHRGTSIYLPEGDCHMLPEVLGTDAYSLLAGQTRPALSVLVHVAADGTLGECEISVVQTSLAANLTYVDSQAVLDAQAAGEPLPQNAATPYAEQLRLGLELARQRQTARIADGAVIMDRPDPVIRLEGEGADVRVEVGQDYQASDAQMLVAEMMILASAAVAQWAADKGVAMLHRVQDVALPREYAGIWTTPQDMTRIMRALTPSGLEVQARPHAALGLARYTPVTSPLRRYPDLVNEEQLVHFFRTGAPRWTEAELIDLLNMLSPALDAAGQVQRFRPRYWKLLFFRQKGDKVWWNGVITEENDAFITVSLPDQGMFVRGKRRLFDERSHPGLAVDVRIGKVQPLYNEIMILEAVTAG, encoded by the coding sequence ATGTCTGATTGTGTGCGCTACCCGGCGCCGGGTTGCGTGGTGGAATATATGGAAGGCAATGCCGTGCAGATTGCCCTGGTCACTGAAGAGGTCGGGGGCAGGCTGCGGCTGCTGTTGCCCAACAGAAGGGAAACCCGGCTCAATTCTTCGCGCCTGCTGCCCTGGATAGGGCCCATGCACGGGGCGGATATGGGGCGGGAAGACGCGGTGCGCGTGCTTGAAACGCACAGGAAGAACCGCGAGGACATGGCCGCCCAGATCCCCGTTATGGACGTGTGGGAACTCGCTCAGGGCGAGGTGGAAGTAGCCCCGGCAAGCTGGTTTGCCGAGCTTTTTGAAAGCGATCCCACCACCGACCATGTGGCTGCCTATGGCCGGGCCCTGCTGGCCTGCAAAAGTCATTTCCGTTTTCAGCCTCCGGATTTTCAGGTTTTTTCAGCCGATATGGTTGAAAAACGCATGGCCGAGGAGAAAATCCGCCTTGAGCGCGAATCGCTCATTGCAGGCGGAGCCGCCTTTCTGCGCCTTTTGTGGGATGTTGCCTGCCGCAAGCGCGAGCTGCCCCAGCCCCCGCGTGAGGGTGCAGCCCTTGGCGAATGGCCCCCGCAGGAAGTGGCCGAGCGGCTGGAAGAAGTTCTTTTTTCCCGAATGATTGATCCTGAAAGTCAGGAATGGGAAAACATCTGGCGCACCCTGAGCAAGGGCATGCCTGATGTGCCGCATCTGCCCCTGCAACTGCTGGTGGCCTGGGGCAAGGTGCCGCCGCATTATAATTTCTGGCTTGACCGCGCGGGCTATGCCTCGGGCGACACATGGTGGCAGGCCTGCGCCGATGAGGTCGAATCCCTTGCCGCCGCAGGGCGCGATCCTCTGGCTGCCCTTGCCCAAAACGGGCAACAAAGTAGCCTTGATGTTTGCGATCTGCCCTGCATCAGCATAGACAGCGCGACCACGCGCGACGTGGACGATGCCTTTCATGTGGAGGCGGAGGGCGACGGATGGGCGCTGACCCTCATGTTGGCTTGCCCCTCGCTGTTCTGGAATTTTGGCGGGCCGCTCGACAAGATGGTGCTGCACCGGGGCACCAGCATCTATCTGCCGGAAGGCGACTGTCACATGCTGCCCGAAGTGCTGGGCACGGACGCCTATTCGCTGCTGGCGGGCCAGACGCGCCCCGCGCTGAGCGTGCTTGTGCATGTGGCGGCGGATGGCACCCTTGGCGAGTGCGAGATTTCGGTTGTGCAGACCAGCCTTGCAGCCAACCTGACCTATGTGGACAGCCAGGCCGTGCTTGACGCGCAGGCCGCCGGCGAACCCCTGCCGCAGAATGCGGCTACGCCCTATGCCGAACAGCTGCGTCTGGGCCTTGAGCTTGCCCGGCAGCGGCAAACTGCCCGCATTGCGGACGGCGCGGTAATTATGGACAGGCCCGACCCTGTCATTCGCCTTGAGGGCGAAGGGGCAGACGTGCGGGTGGAAGTGGGGCAGGATTATCAGGCCTCGGACGCGCAGATGCTGGTGGCGGAAATGATGATCCTTGCCAGCGCCGCAGTGGCCCAGTGGGCTGCGGACAAGGGCGTCGCCATGCTGCACCGCGTGCAGGATGTAGCCCTGCCCAGGGAATACGCGGGCATCTGGACAACACCGCAGGACATGACGCGCATCATGCGCGCGCTCACGCCCTCCGGCCTCGAGGTGCAGGCCCGGCCCCACGCGGCTCTCGGGCTTGCTCGTTACACTCCTGTGACCTCGCCGCTCAGGCGTTATCCCGATCTTGTCAACGAAGAACAGTTGGTGCATTTTTTCCGCACTGGCGCGCCGCGCTGGACAGAAGCCGAGCTGATTGACCTGCTCAACATGCTTTCGCCCGCACTGGACGCGGCGGGGCAGGTGCAACGCTTCCGTCCACGCTACTGGAAGCTGCTTTTCTTCCGCCAGAAGGGCGACAAGGTCTGGTGGAACGGCGTCATCACTGAAGAAAACGATGCTTTTATTACCGTGAGCCTGCCCGATCAGGGTATGTTTGTGCGCGGTAAAAGGCGGCTCTTTGACGAGCGTTCGCACCCCGGCCTTGCCGTGGATGTGCGCATCGGCAAGGTGCAGCCCCTGTATAATGAAATCATGATTCTGGAAGCTGTTACGGCAGGCTAG
- the plsY gene encoding glycerol-3-phosphate 1-O-acyltransferase PlsY: protein MLEVLWIALAYVLGSVPWGLVIAKTFCHLDPRESGSRNTGATNVARLCGFGWGVATLACDVCKGALPVWLAFRINPSPVFVSIVGLACVLGHVFSCFMKFKGGKAVATSIGVFMPLAFWQLLAASALCCLIIWRSGFVSLGSLSLVAALVVALAVTGQWMWLPLSLCVLAVVVWKHKENIARLRAGTEKSWLKGKHAEKQEDKG, encoded by the coding sequence ATGCTGGAAGTATTGTGGATTGCGCTGGCTTATGTGCTTGGCTCTGTGCCGTGGGGTCTTGTTATAGCCAAGACCTTTTGCCATCTGGACCCGCGCGAAAGCGGCAGCCGCAACACAGGGGCCACCAATGTGGCGCGCCTGTGCGGCTTTGGCTGGGGTGTGGCAACCCTTGCGTGCGACGTCTGCAAGGGCGCGCTGCCGGTGTGGCTGGCGTTCCGCATTAACCCCTCGCCCGTATTTGTCAGCATAGTGGGTTTGGCCTGCGTGCTTGGGCATGTGTTTTCCTGCTTCATGAAGTTCAAGGGCGGCAAGGCTGTTGCCACCAGCATTGGCGTGTTCATGCCCCTGGCTTTCTGGCAATTGCTGGCAGCTTCTGCCCTGTGCTGCCTGATCATCTGGCGCAGCGGCTTTGTTTCGCTTGGGTCACTGAGCCTCGTTGCGGCGCTGGTTGTGGCTCTGGCGGTTACAGGCCAGTGGATGTGGCTGCCTCTTTCCCTGTGCGTGCTGGCTGTGGTGGTCTGGAAACACAAGGAAAATATCGCGCGCTTGCGCGCAGGCACCGAAAAAAGCTGGCTCAAGGGCAAGCACGCTGAAAAGCAGGAAGATAAGGGATAG
- the thrC gene encoding threonine synthase: MAHADFPAYRGRMEYVCLDCGARHPGDSLLYTCPQCGGVFLLENLDFDKLKERSGAEWRELFDARSASRSTALRGIFRFYELLAPLLDEDDIVYLGEGITPIIEAAPALRDRVGVPFAYKNDGQNPSASFKDRGMACAFSYLKWLCRRNKWDEVLTVCASTGDTSAAAALYASYVGAPLKSVVLLPHGKVTPQQLSQPLGSGATVLELPGVFDDCMKVVELLAENYRVALLNSKNSWRILGQESYAYETAQWYGWDMTDLCLFVPIGNAGNITAIMCGFLKMLELGIISSLPRVFGVQSEHADPVWRYYDAPKDARHWQPVTVTPSVAQAAMIGNPVSFPRVRKLAEMFIEKGGEGAFQVVRVTEQQIMDAMIVANRHGHIACTQGGECLAGLMNAKALGLISDKEHAVLDATAHALKFAGFQDMYFNDSFPPEYGVTPDKSLANKPELLLPESARQGREVAEFARMGADAVAGRLSLQKK, translated from the coding sequence ATGGCGCATGCGGATTTTCCGGCCTATCGCGGCCGCATGGAGTATGTTTGTCTTGACTGCGGCGCGCGTCATCCCGGCGACAGCCTGCTGTACACCTGCCCGCAGTGCGGCGGCGTGTTTCTGCTGGAAAACCTGGATTTCGACAAACTGAAAGAACGCAGCGGCGCAGAGTGGCGCGAGCTTTTTGACGCCCGCTCCGCCAGCCGCAGCACTGCGCTTCGGGGGATATTCCGTTTTTACGAGCTGCTTGCTCCTCTGCTGGACGAGGACGATATCGTGTATCTGGGCGAAGGCATCACGCCGATTATTGAAGCGGCCCCGGCCCTGCGCGACCGCGTGGGCGTGCCCTTTGCCTACAAGAACGATGGCCAGAATCCCAGCGCGTCCTTCAAGGATCGCGGCATGGCCTGCGCGTTCAGCTACCTCAAGTGGCTGTGCCGCCGCAACAAGTGGGACGAAGTGCTGACCGTGTGCGCCTCCACTGGCGACACCTCGGCGGCGGCGGCCCTCTACGCCTCGTATGTGGGCGCGCCCCTCAAGAGCGTGGTGCTTCTGCCCCACGGCAAGGTGACGCCCCAGCAGCTTTCGCAGCCCTTGGGCAGCGGCGCAACTGTGCTTGAACTGCCCGGCGTGTTTGACGACTGCATGAAGGTGGTCGAGCTGCTGGCAGAAAATTACCGCGTGGCCCTGCTCAATTCCAAGAACAGCTGGCGCATCCTCGGGCAGGAATCCTACGCGTATGAAACAGCTCAATGGTACGGCTGGGACATGACCGATCTGTGCCTCTTTGTGCCCATCGGCAATGCGGGCAATATCACGGCCATCATGTGCGGCTTTTTGAAAATGCTGGAGCTTGGCATCATTTCCTCGCTGCCCCGCGTGTTCGGCGTGCAGTCCGAGCATGCCGATCCGGTGTGGCGGTATTACGATGCGCCCAAGGATGCCCGCCACTGGCAGCCCGTAACCGTCACGCCCAGCGTGGCGCAGGCCGCCATGATCGGCAATCCCGTTTCCTTCCCGCGTGTGCGCAAGCTGGCGGAGATGTTTATCGAAAAGGGTGGCGAGGGGGCCTTCCAGGTGGTGCGCGTGACCGAACAGCAGATCATGGACGCCATGATCGTGGCCAACCGTCACGGCCACATTGCCTGCACCCAGGGCGGTGAGTGCCTCGCGGGCCTTATGAACGCCAAAGCCCTTGGCCTGATCAGCGACAAGGAGCATGCCGTGCTTGACGCCACAGCCCATGCGCTCAAGTTTGCTGGTTTTCAGGACATGTATTTCAACGACTCCTTCCCGCCGGAATATGGAGTGACGCCGGACAAAAGCCTGGCTAACAAGCCGGAACTGCTCTTGCCCGAAAGCGCTCGTCAGGGGCGTGAAGTGGCCGAATTCGCCCGCATGGGGGCGGATGCTGTGGCCGGACGACTTTCTTTGCAAAAAAAGTAA